A single region of the Streptomyces vilmorinianum genome encodes:
- a CDS encoding Maf family protein, with amino-acid sequence MTADRRRVVLASASPARLGLLRQAGLAPEVIVSGVDEDKVHAPTPAELALALAEAKAAHVAAKPEAFGALVIGCDSVLEFDKQALGKPEDAEEATARWKAMRGRVGILQTGHCVYDTAAKRYESATASTVVRFGEPTDAEIAAYVASGEPLHVAGAFTLDGRSAPFIDGIDGDPGNVIGLSLPLLRTLLGKLGISITDLWD; translated from the coding sequence ATGACTGCTGATCGCCGCCGTGTCGTGCTCGCCTCCGCCTCGCCCGCCCGTCTCGGACTGCTGCGGCAGGCCGGACTCGCCCCCGAGGTGATCGTGAGCGGCGTCGACGAGGACAAGGTGCACGCCCCGACCCCGGCCGAGCTCGCCCTCGCGCTCGCCGAGGCGAAGGCCGCCCATGTGGCCGCCAAGCCCGAGGCGTTCGGCGCGCTGGTCATCGGCTGCGACTCGGTCCTGGAGTTCGACAAGCAGGCGCTCGGCAAGCCGGAGGACGCCGAGGAGGCCACCGCGCGCTGGAAGGCGATGCGCGGCCGGGTCGGCATCCTCCAGACGGGTCACTGCGTGTACGACACGGCGGCCAAGCGCTACGAGTCGGCGACCGCCTCGACGGTGGTCCGCTTCGGCGAACCGACCGACGCCGAGATCGCCGCGTACGTGGCCAGCGGCGAACCGCTGCACGTGGCGGGCGCGTTCACGCTGGACGGCCGCTCGGCGCCGTTCATCGACGGCATCGACGGGGACCCGGGCAATGTGATCGGCCTGTCGCTGCCCCTGCTGCGCACCCTGCTGGGCAAGTTGGGGATCTCCATCACGGACCTGTGGGACTGA
- a CDS encoding acetyl/propionyl/methylcrotonyl-CoA carboxylase subunit alpha, translating to MRKVLIANRGEIAVRVARACRDAGISSVAVYADPDRDALHVRAADEAFALGGDTPAASYLDMAKVLQAAKDSGADAIHPGYGFLSENAEFAQAVIDAGLTWIGPPPQAIRDLGDKVAARHIAQRAGAPLVAGTPDPVSGADEVVAFAQEHGLPIAIKAAFGGGGRGLKVARTLEEVPELYDSAVREAVAAFGRGECFVERYLDKPRHVETQCLADSHGNVVVVSTRDCSLQRRHQKLVEEAPAPFLSEAQNAELYAASKAILKEAGYVGAGTVEFLVGLDGTISFLEVNTRLQVEHPVTEEVTGIDLVREMFRIADGEELGYDDPAVRGHSIEFRINGEDPGRGFLPAPGTVTTFNAPTGPGVRLDAGVESGSVIGPAWDSLLAKLIVTGATREQALQRAARALAEFKVEGMATAIPFHQAVVVDPAFTADPFRVHTRWIETEFVNEIKPFAPAGGEAEEDESGRETIVVEVGGKRLEVSLPSSLGMTLARTGLAAGAKPKRRAAKKSGPTASGDTLASPMQGTIVKVAVEEGQEVKEGDLIVVLEAMKMEQPLNAHRSGTVKGLSAEVGASVTSGAAICEIKD from the coding sequence GTGCGCAAGGTGCTCATCGCCAACCGTGGCGAAATCGCTGTCCGTGTCGCCCGTGCTTGCCGGGATGCCGGGATCTCGAGCGTAGCCGTCTACGCCGACCCGGACCGGGACGCTCTGCACGTCCGCGCGGCCGACGAGGCGTTCGCCCTGGGCGGTGACACCCCGGCCGCCAGCTACCTGGACATGGCCAAGGTGCTCCAGGCCGCGAAGGACTCCGGAGCCGACGCCATCCACCCCGGCTACGGATTCCTTTCCGAGAACGCCGAGTTCGCCCAGGCCGTCATCGACGCGGGCCTGACCTGGATCGGCCCGCCGCCGCAAGCCATCCGCGACCTCGGCGACAAGGTGGCCGCCCGTCACATCGCCCAGCGCGCCGGCGCCCCGCTGGTGGCCGGCACCCCCGACCCGGTCTCCGGCGCCGACGAGGTCGTCGCCTTCGCCCAGGAGCACGGCCTCCCGATCGCGATCAAGGCCGCGTTCGGTGGTGGCGGCCGTGGTCTGAAGGTCGCCCGCACCCTCGAAGAGGTGCCGGAGCTGTACGACTCCGCCGTCCGCGAGGCCGTCGCCGCCTTCGGCCGCGGCGAGTGCTTCGTCGAGCGCTACCTCGACAAGCCCCGTCACGTCGAGACCCAGTGCCTGGCCGACTCGCACGGCAACGTCGTCGTCGTCTCCACCCGCGACTGCTCCCTGCAGCGCCGCCACCAGAAGCTGGTGGAGGAGGCCCCGGCCCCGTTCCTGAGCGAGGCGCAGAACGCCGAGCTGTACGCGGCGTCGAAGGCCATCCTGAAGGAGGCCGGCTACGTCGGCGCCGGCACGGTGGAGTTCCTCGTCGGCCTCGACGGAACGATCTCCTTCCTCGAGGTCAACACCCGCCTCCAGGTCGAGCACCCGGTCACCGAAGAGGTCACCGGCATCGACCTCGTACGGGAGATGTTCCGCATCGCCGACGGCGAGGAGCTCGGCTACGACGACCCCGCCGTGCGCGGTCACTCGATCGAGTTCCGCATCAACGGTGAGGACCCGGGCCGCGGCTTCCTGCCCGCCCCCGGCACCGTCACCACCTTCAACGCGCCCACCGGCCCCGGCGTCCGCCTCGACGCCGGTGTCGAGTCCGGCTCCGTGATCGGCCCGGCCTGGGACTCCCTCCTCGCCAAGCTGATCGTCACCGGCGCCACCCGCGAGCAGGCCCTGCAGCGCGCCGCGCGTGCGCTCGCGGAGTTCAAGGTCGAGGGCATGGCCACCGCCATCCCGTTCCACCAGGCCGTCGTCGTCGACCCGGCCTTCACCGCGGACCCGTTCCGGGTCCACACCCGGTGGATCGAGACCGAGTTCGTCAACGAGATCAAGCCGTTCGCCCCGGCGGGCGGTGAGGCCGAGGAGGACGAGTCCGGCCGCGAGACCATCGTCGTCGAGGTCGGCGGCAAGCGCCTGGAGGTCTCCCTGCCCTCCTCGCTCGGCATGACCCTGGCCCGTACCGGACTCGCCGCCGGCGCCAAGCCCAAGCGCCGCGCCGCGAAGAAGTCCGGCCCCACCGCCTCCGGTGACACCCTCGCCTCCCCGATGCAGGGCACGATCGTCAAGGTCGCGGTCGAGGAGGGCCAGGAGGTCAAGGAGGGCGACCTGATCGTCGTCCTGGAGGCCATGAAGATGGAGCAGCCCCTCAACGCGCACCGCTCCGGCACCGTCAAGGGCCTCTCCGCCGAGGTCGGCGCCTCCGTCACCTCCGGCGCCGCGATCTGCGAGATCAAGGACTGA
- a CDS encoding TetR/AcrR family transcriptional regulator: protein MRADARRNHERLLTEARAAFAEHGTDASLEDVARRAGVGIGTLYRHFPTRDALMNAVFQEALGALLQRGRELAEADDPCPALVEWLRSLITHASEYRGLARALMSASQDESSALAPCSLPLRAAGEILLSRARDAGTVRDEVSTGDLMQLTNAIALAAEECPDDTELPDRLLELTLRGLKA, encoded by the coding sequence ATGCGTGCCGACGCGCGCCGCAACCACGAGCGGCTGCTGACCGAGGCCCGGGCCGCCTTCGCGGAGCACGGCACGGACGCCTCCCTTGAGGACGTCGCCCGCCGCGCGGGGGTCGGCATCGGGACGCTCTACCGGCACTTCCCCACCCGTGACGCGCTGATGAACGCGGTCTTCCAGGAGGCCCTGGGCGCGCTGCTCCAGCGGGGCCGCGAGCTGGCGGAGGCCGACGACCCGTGTCCGGCCCTCGTGGAGTGGCTGCGCTCCCTGATCACTCATGCGAGTGAGTACCGGGGGCTCGCCCGGGCGCTCATGTCGGCCTCGCAGGACGAGAGTTCGGCCCTTGCGCCGTGCAGCCTGCCGCTGCGCGCGGCCGGCGAGATCCTGCTGTCCCGCGCCCGGGACGCGGGCACGGTCCGTGACGAGGTGTCGACCGGCGATCTGATGCAGCTCACCAACGCCATCGCGCTCGCCGCCGAAGAGTGCCCGGACGACACGGAGTTGCCGGACCGGCTGCTCGAACTCACCCTCCGGGGCCTCAAGGCCTGA